The genomic segment ATATCACCGGCAAAGGAGCCTTCTTTGAGGGTCATGATGTCGGACTTGAGCACCTGGTTTTTACCCACGCGGGCGGTGACGTCGAGCTGGTAGTTACCGCTGATGACGCTGTCGCGGATGATGGCGTCCATCTTGTCGGCATCAGAGGTGCTCCAGCGGGCGGTTGCGTCGCCGTTGAGGAGTTTTTTGGTGTTGAATTCGGTGGAGGTGGAGATGCGGTCGATCTCCTCCTTGAGCTGATCCACTTCGCGCTGAATGTGTTGGCGGTCATCAGAGGTCAGGGTGCCGTTGGCAGCCTGGACACTCAGCTCACGCATACGCTGCAGGATAGCGGTGGTTTCGTTCAGGGCGCCTTCTGCGGTCTGGATCAGCGAGATGCCGTCCTGGGCGTTGGATACCGCCCGGTCAAGACCGCTGATCTGGCCGCGCATCTTCTCGGAGATGGCAAGGCCGGAAGCATCATCGGCGGCGCGGTTGATGCGCATACCTGAGGAAAGACGCTCGATGGACTGGGAAAGATTCTGGGAATTCACACGCAGGTTGTTCTGCGCATTGATCGACGGAATGTTGTTGTAAATAACACTGGACATGACAATATCCTCCTTGATTACTACAGGTGGTACCAGCACCTGGGAAGCCCCTCATCCGTGAAGGGCACGGGTGGCTGCGATCCGGCATTATATTTGTTTTCCGGTATCACGGCCTGAATCTGTGAAACGTCTTGACCCTTTTCCTGAATTCACCTCCTGTGACATTCAAATCGTGTGCGAATTGCGTTACTGAAGAATTCTGCGATCAGGGCTTTGTTTTGTATTTGTTTTTTTATCAAAACCCTGATGGTAAAGCTCTTCTCCTACTGACTACCCACTGCTCCCTACTCTCCATTCTGTGCTGCGCTCATCCACCAGGAGGGGCCCGGGGCGGAGGAGGGGAGGGTCCAACTCCCTCTCCCCTCCGCCCGCAGGCGTGCCTCGGTCGATGTCTATCCCAGCAGTTGCATGATTCCCTGGGGCATGGAGTTGGCCTGGGCCAACATGCTCTGTGCCGCCTGGGTCAGCATCTGGTTCAGGGTGAAATTGGACATTTCCTTGGCCACGTTGGTGTCGCGAATGCGGCTTTCGGCGGCCTGGAGGTTTTCTGAAGCAATGTTCAAGCTATTTATGGTGTGGTCGAGACGATTGGAGAGGGCACCCATTTTGGCGCGCTCGGTGGAAACTCGCGTGATAGCTTCGTCAATAGTACCCACTGATGCCTGTGCCAGCTCCTGACTGATCATGGTCACGTGCTCAAGTCCCAGGGACTTGACATCGATCTGGGCGATATTGGCCCGCATGGTCTGGCCTTCGTTGGCGCCAATCTGGAAGCTCATGGATGAGTCCACCAGGTGCAGGAACATAGTCTCGGGGGCATCATCGGCTTCGAACTGGAACTTCTGGTGCTCCTCGCTGAAGCTGGCATTGATCCCGATATTGCCCAGGAAGGAAACGTCTACGCCCTGGATGACGTTTTTCATAACTCCGTCACCAACCACATCACTCCCCAGAGGGCGGCCCGTGTGGGCGTCACGTACTGTTACGTTGTAGATATTTTCTTTTGACTCCTGAACCTGGTCCAAATTCAGGGCATCCAGCAGGGGCTGATTGGCAACTACAGCCATTTCACCCTGAGCGCCGTTAAAGAGCGAGCGTAGCACCATGGTGCCTTCCACCGCAGCGTCGGAGTTCTCCACCGCAGAGCCTTTGGCGACAAAGTCGGCTACCCGGTTATCGGTACTGACATCACCCATGGATATGCCCAGATCTTTGGTAATGGCTTTGGTAAACTTATCTTCCATGCGGGCAATAGTGTCGTTACCCTCCAGGTATATATCCGCCGACTTGCCGTTGCCATAGATGGTCAGCTTTTGAGCTGAGTCGAAGACGTTGGTGCCATCGGGGGTAATGAAGGCCTCAATATCCCGCAGCCGTGTGTGGGATGAGGCCAGCCCGCCGGTGCCGCGAATCTCTGCGTTGACGATATCGTCAGTCTGAGTGCCGGTGGCGGAAGGATTCATGTCCAGCTCAATGTTGCCAATGGTTACCGAACCGGTGCTGCTGTCCAGCTGGGCCAGGTGATAACTGACCTGCTTGTTGCCGTCTGTGATAGCAGTATTTTGCAAGCCGTTTTCTGCTGTGTAGATAAGGAACGCACCGCGGCGATCGACAATGGAGTCATCGTTGATATCGTTCCTGTGACGCTCATCTATCTTGACCATGCCGCCGCCTACGGACATGGTGCCTTCTAAAACGTTTTCGTCAACCAGCGCATCTACCGAGAAGAGGCCCTTGTCACCGGTTTTGACGCTGTCGCCGGTGCCGAGGGTTATAAATGTGGGTCCACCAAAGACGGATTCCACATCACCTAAACGATCTTTGCCAGTTACTGTTCCGTCACTAAAAACTAAATGACCGCCGGTAGAGTTGACCGTCATATCAATGGTTGCCCAGGCTCCTGGCTCGCCGGTTTTCACATCGATAAAGCGAGCGCGGGCCGCACCATCTATACTGCCGCTGGCGCTGCCAATATGGAAATCTTTGACAAACTCGATTTCCATATAGCCGTGCATGCCGCCAGTTACGTTGAGACCGGCACTCATGGTGGTCTGCCCGTTGTTAACACGCTTGGTGCCAGCATCATCGGTATCTATAGTGGTGCCGTGTATGGTCCAGTTAGATCCGGCCTGCTGGTAGCTGCCGTTGAATCCCATAACAGCACCGGCACTGATTTGGGGCTGACCGTTGGGCTGGCCCGATATATTGACATCGGTTGCCCCACCAGAAAGCGCCATCACACTCATGCGATATTGCCGCTCATCCAGATCACCGGTGCGTACACCCTCGGCAGCGTAGATGCCGGCAATGCCAGACTCGTTGCGGCTGGCACTTACCCAATCATCATTGGCATCAAGAACACTACCCACGCCCTGGTTAGTAAGGATATCACCGGCAAAGGCGCCGTCGCGCAGAGCCATGATATTGGACTTGAGCACCTGGTTTTGACCCACCCGCGCATTAACGTCCAGCTGGTAGTTACCGCTGACGACACGGTCGCGCACTATGGCTTCCATGAGGTTGGGGTTGGAGGTGCTCCAGCGAGCGGTGGCATCGCCGTTGAGGAGCTTTTTGGTGTTGAATTCGGTGGAAGTGGAGATGCGGTCGATCTCGTTTTTGAGCTGATCCACTTCGCGCTGGACGTGCTGACGGTCGTCAGAAGTCATAGTGCCGTTACCAGCCTGGATGGCCAGCTCCCGCATACGCTGCAGGATGGCAGTGGTTTCGTTAAGAGCTGCTTCTGCAGTTTGAATAAGCGAAATACCGTCCTGTGCGTTGGATACAGCACGGTCAAGGCCGCTGATCTGTCCGCGCATCTTTTCGGAGATGGCCAAACCAGAAGCGTCGTCGGATGCGCGGTTGATACGCATACCGGAAGAGAGTCGTTCGATTGAGTTGGAAAGGCTGTTGGAATTGACTCGCAGATTGTTCTGCGCATTAAGAGACGGGATGTTATTATACAATACAGACATCGACATGGCACTATCCTCCCTGATAGTTTTCGTTCGGCATCCTTGCCTTTGAAAAGCTTTTCGGTGAGGGGGGGGAGAAACTTGAGAGGAAAGTTAAAATTTTGCTCAAGTGGTTTTTTTGCCAGGGGTTACAGTGTCAGCTCATGTAAGGTAAAGCCAGAGGGAAGAGAGGTTAGCAGGGAATACTAACCACCTACTACGATCTACCCACTACAAACTACCAACTACAAACTACATACTTCAGCCATCCAGGTGTTTTTGCAGCCGGAATATTTCATCCCGCACGCTGGCTGCGCCTTCGAAGTCCAGCTCTTCCGCCAGGCGCTGCATTTTTGTTTGCAGTTCCACGATCTTTTCCCGTATCTGATAATCCGCCAGTTCGCCCACATCCACTTTGCCCTGCAGGCGCTCCTGACGCTCTTCTGCCAGCTCTGGCATCAGGTTTTTGCCAATGGCCTTGCTGATACTCTGGGGAGTAATGCCGTGCTTGTCATTATACGCTTGTTGAATGGCGCGGCGCTGGGTGGTTATATCAATGACCTTTTGCATGCTCTGAGTGATGTTATCACCGTACATGATGACCCGCCCCTTGAGGTTGCGGGCCGCCCGTCCTGCGGTCTGCAGCAGGCTGCGCTCGCTGCGCAGGAAGCCTTCCTTGTCGGCATCGAGTATGGCGACAAGCTGCACTTCGGGTATATCCAGGCCCTCCCGCAGCAGATTGATGCCCACGACGACGTCGTAGACTCCCAGGCGCAAATCGCGGATGATTTCGCTGCGCTCGATGGTGTCTATCTTGGAGTGGAGGTACTTTACTTTGATACCCAGCTGGGAGATGTAGTCGCTCAGATGCTCACTCAGCCGTATGGTAAGGGTGGTGACCAGCACCTTGCCCCCATCGGCGATGATTTTTTTCAGTTCAAAGACCAAATCGTCCACCTGTCCGGTGGAGGGTCGTACCTCTATTTCCGGGTCCAGCAGACCGGTGGGGCGGATGATAAGTTCGGTGGTGATGCCTCCGGCCAGCTCCTGCTCGTACTCGGCCGGTGTGGCAGAGACGTAGACCGCCTGGGGCAGGAAGTGATTGAACTCGTCGAAGTTCAGGGGGCGGTTGTCCAGTGCGGCGGGCAAGCGAAAGCCGTACTCCACCAGAGTGCTTTTGCGACTGCGATCACCATTGTACATGCCACGAACCTGGGGAATGGTAGCGTGGGATTCGTCGATAAAAACGAGGGCGTCGTCGGGCAGGTAGCTGATAAGGGTATGAGGAGGCTCGCCTTCGCTGCGACCATCGATGTAACGGGAGTAGTTTTCAATGCCTTGGCAAAAGCCGAATTCCTCCAGCATTTCGATATCAAAGTTGGTGCGCTGTTCAATGCGCTGGGCTTCCAGCAGTTTGTTTTCGGTGCGAAAGGTGTCCAGGCGCTTTTTCAAATCGGCTTTAATGTTTCCTATTGCCCGTTCAATAATGCTTTTGTCGGCGACGTAGTGGCTGTTGGGGTAAATGCGCACAGTTTCCAGGGCCTGGCGTTTTTCGCCGGTAAGGGGGTCGATCTGCCAGATGTGCTCAACCTCATCACCAAAAAACTCGATGCGGATGGCGGAGTCGATTTCGTAGGAGGGGAAGATTTCCACAATATCGCCACGGCGGCGAAAGGTGCCCCGCCGAAAGTCGGTATCGTTGCGAGTGTACTGGACCCGTACCAGTTCGGCAGCCAGGTCTTCCATATCCATTTCATCGCCAATGGAGACGGGGGTAACCATATCCAGGTAAAATTCGGCGGAACCCAGGCCGTAGATACAGCTAACGGAAGCGACAATCAGCACATCGCGACGCTCCAGAATTGAGCGGGTGGCGCTGTGGCGCAGGCGGTCAATTTTTTCGTTAATGCTGGAGTCTTTTTCTATAAAGGTGTCGGTGGTGGGAATATAGGCTTCGGGCTGATAGTAGTCGTAGTAGCTGACGAAGTACTCGACGGCGTTGTGGGGGAAAAACTCCTGAAACTCCTGGTAGAGTTGGGCTGCCAGGGTCTTGTTGTGAGCGATCACCAAAGTAGGTTTCTGTACCGCTTCCACTATCTTGGCCATGGTGTAGGTTTTGCCGGAGCCGGTAACCCCCAGCAGTACTTGGTGCTTTTGGCCACGCTCTATGTTGCGGCTGATGGTCTCTATGGCCTGGGGTTGTGATCCGGCAGGGGAGTAGGGGGAAACGACCTGAAACGCCATGGCGACACCTTTAAGGGGAGTTTATGCAAGTGGTTTACAATACAGGTTTTCATTTTTTTGTGTAGTGGTAAAAAGCTTCAGTCACTCGCCGCGCTGAGCAAAGCAGCTGATGGAGAAACTGGCAGGAAGAGGGATTAACAGGGATGAGGGGTAGGTAAAACGTTCTGCAGCCCCCGGTTATACACCGGAGGCTGCTGATTGATGTTCTGCAAGTATTTACCCTGAATATCCGGGAACCATCTACTCTGCTGCGGCACCGCGGCTCTTACTGCGCTCAATGGATTGCAGTGCCAGGTAATTTTCGCCAAAGCGCTTGAGGTTGGCAATTTCGTTGTCGTACTCGTCAAAGTGCCGCTCCTCATCCATAACCAGGTCCTCGAAGAGCTTTTTGGTAACGGAGTCGGCGTTGGCGCCACACTCATTGGCCATGCGATTGTAATCCATGGCACTTTGCTCTTCCATCTGGCGGGCCATTTTGAGCATTTCGTTAACATCCTGCACCGGGCTGATGTTGGCTCCGGCCTTCATCTCCACATCACCGCCCAGAAACAGAATTCGCTCTGCCAGGCGCTCTACGTGGATCATCTCTTCAATAGCCGTGCGCTTAAAAAGGGCTGCCAGCGGGTCGTAACCCTGGTCATCACAGTGAAAGTGAAAATACATATACTGGTGCAGCGCTGTGATTTCATCTGCCACTGCCTTATTGAGAAGGTCTATACTCTTTTCATGCATACTGGAATCCTCCTGTTGGTGATTTCGTTCTTCCAATGGCGGCATGTTGCTTAATGCCAGATGTTATTGCGACGACCAAGATATGGTATCGCAAAAAAGCATTACCATCAAGGGAGCTTGGAAAGGCTGCACAGCACTATATCTGTTTCCCCCTGGTACGTCGCGCCTCTATCCGCAGGTCCTTGCCAATGGTGTGAACACTCACAAACTCCAGGGCTAAGGCGTTATCAGGAGTGTCGACGCCAAGAGCTCCCGTCCAGGTCATACCCTCGGCGCCAAAAAGTTTGGGTGCCATGTAAATGACGTGCTCATCTTCAAGGCCGGCACGGAGTATGGATGATGTCAGGGCTGCCCCGCCCTCGACCAGTATGGAGGTTATTCCATGATCCCGGTAAAGGAGTTCCATAGCGCGAGGCAGTGGCAGTTTGTTGTTGGCAGACCGGGGCAAAAAAACGAGCTGTGCCCCCCACTCCTGAAGGCGCTTGGCGGAGCTGGTATCAGCCATGGTCTGATCAGTAACCACAATTACTTTACGCTGAACTTCCTGTTGTCGCAGCAAAGCGGCGTTGCGTGGTATGCGCAAGGAAGAGTCGAATACAATAACGTGGGGGTGGCGGTAAATATTCTCGTAGCCGTGACGGCAACTCAGCAGTGGATCATCAGCCAGAACGGTGCCAATTCCCACTGCTATCGCTTCGTGCTCTCCCCGCAGGCGATGGCCATCCCTGCGGGCCTGCTCACCCGTTACCCAGCGAGAGGCGCCACTGGCTACTGCCATTTTGCCATCCAGGGTAATGGCTGTTTTCATAGTGATATAGGGAGTGCGATGGACTATATGTTTGTTGAAGTGGCGGTTGAGATGTGCTGATTCGGCGTCGAGTATTCCTGTAAGCACTTCAATTCCAGCGCGCTCCAGAGTCTCCTTGCCTCGGCCTGCTACTGCTGGATTGGGGTCCTGAGTGGCATAGACAACTCGGCGCACGCCGGCCTCCATAATGGCGGTGGTACAGGGTGGCGTTTTGCCATGAACGCAGCAGGGTTCGAGGGTGACGTAGAGGGTGGCATTATGAGCCTTTGCGCCCGCCTCTTGCAAAGCGTGCACTTCTGCATGGGGACCGCCTGCACGTTGATGGTAACCCTGGCCCACAACAGCGCCACTATCAGCTACTACCAGGGCCCCAACCATCGGGTTGGGGGAAGTGTACCCCTGTCCTTTACGTGCAAGGTCCAGTGCTAGACGCATATAGTGTTCATGGGGCTGATATTGATTCATAAATAGCGACTCCAAAGTGTATTTTCAAATGCATCAATCACCCTACCTTTATCCTTGTTAATCTTTCTTCCTGCCAGTTTCTCTGTGGCAGCTTTGATCTACATGCAGGCGCCGAGAAAGCGAAGCACTCAAAACCAAACAGCCAGAACCTGACAGGGATATACAAGATAGACAGGATGGGGGGGGCAGGATAGCTGATACTCACTCCTTGGTTTCTATCCCTTTCATCCCCTTTATCCATGTTAATTTTTCTTCCTGTCGGTTTTCCGTGACTGCTCTAAACGGCGCAGTGAGTGAAGCGAGATTGTAACCCATTGCAGGGCACAGATAAAGGCAATACCCCACGACGCTCGCTCCCCTCACAGGCGAGAGTGAATGGTTGCCGTGATAATATCTTTGCCGAAAATCTGTGCAACAAAAAATTACAGCAGTCGCAAAAAGCTACAGATTTTTCTATCTATTTGTACTGGTTCACGGTAAAGTGTTATCATTTACTGATTATGAGCAAATTCACTCTGCCTTTCTACTGCGCAGAACAATACATAATCTGAAAATTTACCTTAGCGGGGCTGAAAAGTCATGAGCCACCTTACGGAACAACAGCAGGACATTCTGCTGGAAAGCGGCACCAACGAGCTTGAAATTGTGGAGTTTCAGCTGCATCGCCAGCTGTCTGACGGCACGGTCAAAGTAGGATATTTTGGCATCAATGTGGCCAAGGTTCGGGAAATCATCCGGGTGCCGGAAACCACCGAGTACCCTAACTCGCACCCCAGTGTCTTGGGGATCTTCAATTTACGGGAGCGCCTGATTCCCCTTATCGACCTGTCCCACTGGCTGCGCTTGGCGACCCCCAGCGAGTCCCGCCCAGAGCAAAAGGCTATTATCACTGAGTTTAATAATTCACAGAGCAGTTTTCTGGTAGACGGTATCAATCGCATTCACCGCATTTCCTGGGAGCACGTAGAGTCTCCCAGCCAGTTTTTGGAGAGTCGAGATTCCGATTGCGTCGTGGCCGTCATTCGCATGAGTAACCGCCTGATCATGATTCTCGATTTCGAAAAGATTTTTGCTGACATCAACCCCTCCCAGAGCATGGAGAGCTATGATGTCAGTACTGACAAGAAGATTGATAAAGGCCAGGATATGGTGGAGCGACGTCAGAGTAAAACCGTATTTATTGCCGATGACTCTGCTTTTATCCGCAAGCTAATTCAGACGACCCTCTCCACCGCCGGATATCGCATTGTCAGCGCTAACGATGGCGCCGAGGCCTTTGACATGCTCATGGAGTATGAACAATCGGCCCGCCTGGAAGGGGTGCCCCTGGACAGCATGGTAAATCTGCTTATCAGCGATGTGGAAATGCCCCGCATGGATGGTCTGCACCTGGTCAAGCGTATGCGTGAGCGAGACGAGTTCCGCTATATGCCCATTCTCATGTTCTCATCCATTATGAGTGACGAAAACCGACGCAAGGCCCTGCAGCTTGGTGCCGATGATACCATTACCAAGCCCCAGATCGGCAAGTTGCTGGAGCTTACCGACCACTACGTCTTTGGCGAAAGCTGAGGATGGATTATCAAAGCACTCTTGATGAGATTTGCGCAGAGCTGAAGCCCAAACTGGGCATGGAAGGGGCTGTAGCCAATTACATTCCTGCCCTGGCGCGGATAGAGCCTTGCCAGTTTGGTATAGCCCTGCGCACTCGCAACGGCGAAGAAGCGTGGGCCGGGGATGCTACCACTCCCTTTTCCATTCAGAGTATATCCAAAGTATTTTCCCTGACCCTCGCCATGCGTCTGGTTGGGGAGCAGCTCTGGGAACGCATTGACCGGGAACCTTCCGGCAACCCCTTCAACTCCCTGATGCAGCTGGAAAGCGAACAGGGAATTCCCCGTAACCCCTTTATCAATGCCGGCGCTATTGCCGTGGCTGATCGCCTGATAAGCAGCGGCTACGCCCCCAAGACGGAGATGTTGGACATGGTTTCCAGCCTCTGTGACGAACCGATTGAGGTGGACCGCGAAGTGGCGGCCTCGGAAGCGGCTACTGGCTTCCGCAACGAGGCTATGGCCAGCTTTATTAAGAGCTTTGGTAAATTGGACAACGACGTTGCCACGGTATTGGATCTGTACTATCGGCAGTGCGCCATTCGCATGAATGCCTTGCAGCTGGCCCGCGCCACGGGCTACCTGTGCCGCGACGGAGCTCACCCCTATAGCGGCATCCAGGTGATCAGTGACCGTCAGGCCCGCCGCATCAATGCCCTGATGCTCACCTGTGGCACCTACGATGCGGCTGGCGAATTTGCCTTTCGTATCGGTATACCGTGCAAAAGTGGTGTGGGTGGAGGAATTATTGCCGTAGTACCTGACACCCTCAGTTTGTGCGTCTGGTCACCGGCGCTGGATGAA from the Desulfurispira natronophila genome contains:
- the uvrB gene encoding excinuclease ABC subunit UvrB; this translates as MAFQVVSPYSPAGSQPQAIETISRNIERGQKHQVLLGVTGSGKTYTMAKIVEAVQKPTLVIAHNKTLAAQLYQEFQEFFPHNAVEYFVSYYDYYQPEAYIPTTDTFIEKDSSINEKIDRLRHSATRSILERRDVLIVASVSCIYGLGSAEFYLDMVTPVSIGDEMDMEDLAAELVRVQYTRNDTDFRRGTFRRRGDIVEIFPSYEIDSAIRIEFFGDEVEHIWQIDPLTGEKRQALETVRIYPNSHYVADKSIIERAIGNIKADLKKRLDTFRTENKLLEAQRIEQRTNFDIEMLEEFGFCQGIENYSRYIDGRSEGEPPHTLISYLPDDALVFIDESHATIPQVRGMYNGDRSRKSTLVEYGFRLPAALDNRPLNFDEFNHFLPQAVYVSATPAEYEQELAGGITTELIIRPTGLLDPEIEVRPSTGQVDDLVFELKKIIADGGKVLVTTLTIRLSEHLSDYISQLGIKVKYLHSKIDTIERSEIIRDLRLGVYDVVVGINLLREGLDIPEVQLVAILDADKEGFLRSERSLLQTAGRAARNLKGRVIMYGDNITQSMQKVIDITTQRRAIQQAYNDKHGITPQSISKAIGKNLMPELAEERQERLQGKVDVGELADYQIREKIVELQTKMQRLAEELDFEGAASVRDEIFRLQKHLDG
- a CDS encoding ferritin-like domain-containing protein, with the translated sequence MHEKSIDLLNKAVADEITALHQYMYFHFHCDDQGYDPLAALFKRTAIEEMIHVERLAERILFLGGDVEMKAGANISPVQDVNEMLKMARQMEEQSAMDYNRMANECGANADSVTKKLFEDLVMDEERHFDEYDNEIANLKRFGENYLALQSIERSKSRGAAAE
- a CDS encoding chemotaxis protein CheV, which produces MSHLTEQQQDILLESGTNELEIVEFQLHRQLSDGTVKVGYFGINVAKVREIIRVPETTEYPNSHPSVLGIFNLRERLIPLIDLSHWLRLATPSESRPEQKAIITEFNNSQSSFLVDGINRIHRISWEHVESPSQFLESRDSDCVVAVIRMSNRLIMILDFEKIFADINPSQSMESYDVSTDKKIDKGQDMVERRQSKTVFIADDSAFIRKLIQTTLSTAGYRIVSANDGAEAFDMLMEYEQSARLEGVPLDSMVNLLISDVEMPRMDGLHLVKRMRERDEFRYMPILMFSSIMSDENRRKALQLGADDTITKPQIGKLLELTDHYVFGES
- the ribD gene encoding bifunctional diaminohydroxyphosphoribosylaminopyrimidine deaminase/5-amino-6-(5-phosphoribosylamino)uracil reductase RibD, with the translated sequence MNQYQPHEHYMRLALDLARKGQGYTSPNPMVGALVVADSGAVVGQGYHQRAGGPHAEVHALQEAGAKAHNATLYVTLEPCCVHGKTPPCTTAIMEAGVRRVVYATQDPNPAVAGRGKETLERAGIEVLTGILDAESAHLNRHFNKHIVHRTPYITMKTAITLDGKMAVASGASRWVTGEQARRDGHRLRGEHEAIAVGIGTVLADDPLLSCRHGYENIYRHPHVIVFDSSLRIPRNAALLRQQEVQRKVIVVTDQTMADTSSAKRLQEWGAQLVFLPRSANNKLPLPRAMELLYRDHGITSILVEGGAALTSSILRAGLEDEHVIYMAPKLFGAEGMTWTGALGVDTPDNALALEFVSVHTIGKDLRIEARRTRGKQI
- a CDS encoding glutaminase, which codes for MDYQSTLDEICAELKPKLGMEGAVANYIPALARIEPCQFGIALRTRNGEEAWAGDATTPFSIQSISKVFSLTLAMRLVGEQLWERIDREPSGNPFNSLMQLESEQGIPRNPFINAGAIAVADRLISSGYAPKTEMLDMVSSLCDEPIEVDREVAASEAATGFRNEAMASFIKSFGKLDNDVATVLDLYYRQCAIRMNALQLARATGYLCRDGAHPYSGIQVISDRQARRINALMLTCGTYDAAGEFAFRIGIPCKSGVGGGIIAVVPDTLSLCVWSPALDENHNSVLGQEALELFANRTGLSIF
- a CDS encoding flagellin, translated to MSMSVLYNNIPSLNAQNNLRVNSNSLSNSIERLSSGMRINRASDDASGLAISEKMRGQISGLDRAVSNAQDGISLIQTAEAALNETTAILQRMRELAIQAGNGTMTSDDRQHVQREVDQLKNEIDRISTSTEFNTKKLLNGDATARWSTSNPNLMEAIVRDRVVSGNYQLDVNARVGQNQVLKSNIMALRDGAFAGDILTNQGVGSVLDANDDWVSASRNESGIAGIYAAEGVRTGDLDERQYRMSVMALSGGATDVNISGQPNGQPQISAGAVMGFNGSYQQAGSNWTIHGTTIDTDDAGTKRVNNGQTTMSAGLNVTGGMHGYMEIEFVKDFHIGSASGSIDGAARARFIDVKTGEPGAWATIDMTVNSTGGHLVFSDGTVTGKDRLGDVESVFGGPTFITLGTGDSVKTGDKGLFSVDALVDENVLEGTMSVGGGMVKIDERHRNDINDDSIVDRRGAFLIYTAENGLQNTAITDGNKQVSYHLAQLDSSTGSVTIGNIELDMNPSATGTQTDDIVNAEIRGTGGLASSHTRLRDIEAFITPDGTNVFDSAQKLTIYGNGKSADIYLEGNDTIARMEDKFTKAITKDLGISMGDVSTDNRVADFVAKGSAVENSDAAVEGTMVLRSLFNGAQGEMAVVANQPLLDALNLDQVQESKENIYNVTVRDAHTGRPLGSDVVGDGVMKNVIQGVDVSFLGNIGINASFSEEHQKFQFEADDAPETMFLHLVDSSMSFQIGANEGQTMRANIAQIDVKSLGLEHVTMISQELAQASVGTIDEAITRVSTERAKMGALSNRLDHTINSLNIASENLQAAESRIRDTNVAKEMSNFTLNQMLTQAAQSMLAQANSMPQGIMQLLG